Proteins encoded together in one Nostoc sp. PCC 7524 window:
- a CDS encoding RidA family protein: MSIQRTFSGAIWESQVGYCRGVRVGNHIYISGTAPVDTTGAVFAPGDAYAQAKRCFEIIQTALQELGANLNNVVRTRMFVTEISLWEEFGKAHQEFFGNFPPATTMVEVKSLIDPAMLIEVEVDAIDHK, encoded by the coding sequence ATGTCAATTCAAAGAACTTTTTCGGGTGCGATTTGGGAATCTCAAGTTGGTTATTGCCGAGGGGTTAGAGTTGGCAATCATATTTATATTTCTGGAACAGCACCAGTAGATACAACAGGTGCCGTTTTTGCACCTGGTGATGCTTATGCTCAAGCTAAACGCTGTTTTGAAATCATCCAAACTGCTTTACAAGAATTAGGCGCTAACCTGAATAATGTAGTACGTACTCGGATGTTTGTGACTGAAATCAGCCTTTGGGAAGAATTTGGTAAAGCACATCAAGAATTTTTTGGAAATTTTCCACCAGCTACAACTATGGTAGAAGTAAAGTCTTTAATTGATCCAGCAATGTTGATTGAAGTTGAGGTGGATGCTATTGATCACAAGTGA
- a CDS encoding GNAT family N-acetyltransferase yields MEITSRNLKHPLSFPSDIKDFPILETGKYILKLAANEEELASIFGLRFEVFNLELGLGLSNSSLTQMDQDQFDAVCHHLMLICRTTGKTIGTYRMQTYKMASQGLGFDAADIFNLKTIPDSVLQVSVEVGRACIAKEYRSIQALLLLWEGLANYLIWSDSKYFFGCASLLTQCHWEAACTYHYFQKNDLMHKSILVYPNSQYHLDIHQDCYDKCHVKIPHIMQAYLSIGARICSLPAIDQQFKTIDFLTISNLQEFTRCHYLMR; encoded by the coding sequence ATGGAAATTACATCCCGCAATCTCAAACACCCTCTTAGTTTTCCTTCTGACATCAAAGATTTTCCCATACTTGAAACCGGAAAGTATATTCTCAAACTTGCAGCAAATGAAGAAGAATTAGCATCTATTTTTGGCTTGCGGTTTGAAGTGTTTAATCTGGAACTAGGCTTGGGATTATCTAATTCTAGCCTTACCCAAATGGATCAAGATCAGTTTGATGCAGTTTGCCATCATTTGATGCTAATTTGTAGAACCACTGGTAAAACGATTGGTACCTATAGGATGCAAACTTATAAAATGGCATCCCAAGGGCTAGGCTTTGATGCTGCTGACATATTTAATCTCAAGACAATTCCTGATTCTGTATTACAGGTATCTGTAGAAGTTGGACGTGCCTGCATAGCTAAAGAATATCGTAGTATTCAAGCTTTATTATTGCTATGGGAAGGGCTAGCTAATTATTTAATTTGGAGTGACAGCAAATATTTTTTTGGTTGTGCTTCATTACTCACACAATGCCATTGGGAAGCTGCTTGCACTTATCATTATTTTCAAAAAAATGATTTAATGCACAAGAGTATTTTGGTTTACCCAAATTCACAATATCATCTGGATATTCATCAAGATTGTTATGACAAATGCCATGTTAAAATACCCCATATTATGCAAGCATATTTAAGTATTGGTGCTAGGATATGTAGTTTGCCTGCAATTGATCAACAATTTAAAACCATAGATTTTTTAACTATATCTAATCTTCAAGAATTTACTAGATGCCATTATCTTATGCGTTAA
- a CDS encoding NAD(+) kinase, with the protein MQLKQVIIAYKARDSQSKRWAEICAKQLESRNCQVLMGPSGPKDNPYPVFLASAGQPIDLAIVLGGDGTVLTSARHLAPAGIPILGVNVGGHLGFLTESVEEFQDTEKVWDRLFEDRYAIQRRMMLQAAVYEGHRTNLEPVTERFLGLNEFCVKPASADRMITSILEMEIDGEVVDQYVGDGLIISTPTGSTGYTVSANGPIMHDGMEAITITPICPMSLSSRPLVLPAGSVVSVWPLGDYELSTKLWMDGVLATSIWPGHRVDIRMADCRAKFIVLRENNSYYQTLREKLLWAGTRVRYTNNHRN; encoded by the coding sequence GTGCAACTCAAGCAGGTAATCATTGCTTATAAAGCGCGAGATTCCCAGAGCAAACGCTGGGCAGAAATTTGCGCTAAACAACTAGAAAGTCGCAATTGTCAGGTCTTAATGGGGCCTAGCGGGCCAAAGGATAATCCTTATCCGGTGTTTTTGGCTTCAGCAGGACAACCAATCGATCTGGCAATTGTCCTAGGTGGTGATGGCACTGTCTTAACCAGTGCCAGACATTTAGCACCAGCTGGTATCCCCATTCTAGGGGTGAATGTTGGTGGTCATCTAGGTTTTTTAACCGAGTCAGTAGAAGAATTTCAAGATACAGAAAAAGTTTGGGATCGGCTGTTTGAAGACCGCTATGCTATTCAACGGCGGATGATGTTGCAAGCGGCGGTTTATGAAGGACATCGCACGAATCTGGAACCAGTAACGGAACGCTTTCTGGGGTTAAATGAATTTTGCGTTAAACCCGCTTCTGCTGACCGCATGATCACCTCTATCCTAGAAATGGAAATCGACGGAGAAGTGGTAGATCAATATGTGGGTGACGGATTGATTATTTCTACTCCTACAGGTTCCACAGGTTACACTGTTTCTGCCAATGGCCCTATCATGCACGATGGTATGGAGGCGATTACCATCACGCCCATTTGTCCGATGAGTCTTTCTAGTCGTCCTCTAGTTTTACCCGCCGGTTCTGTTGTGAGTGTCTGGCCTTTGGGTGACTATGAGTTGAGTACGAAATTGTGGATGGATGGGGTATTGGCAACTTCAATTTGGCCTGGACATCGCGTTGATATCCGGATGGCTGATTGTCGGGCTAAGTTTATTGTTTTGCGAGAGAACAATTCATATTATCAGACGTTGCGAGAAAAGTTGCTCTGGGCAGGCACTAGGGTTCGCTACACTAATAATCATCGCAATTGA
- the nuoK gene encoding NADH-quinone oxidoreductase subunit NuoK codes for MQLQYFLLLAAALFCIGIYGLITSRNAVRVLMSIELLLNAVNLNLMAFSNFLDSTLIKGQVFTVFVITVAAAEAAVGLAIVLAIYRNRDTVDMEQFNLLKW; via the coding sequence ATGCAACTCCAGTATTTTTTATTACTTGCAGCAGCTTTATTCTGCATCGGTATTTATGGCTTAATTACTAGCCGCAACGCTGTTAGAGTGTTGATGTCCATTGAATTGCTGCTGAATGCTGTTAATTTGAATTTAATGGCATTTTCCAACTTTCTTGACTCAACATTAATTAAGGGTCAGGTTTTCACCGTGTTTGTGATTACCGTGGCAGCTGCTGAAGCGGCGGTAGGTTTAGCGATCGTGCTTGCCATTTATCGCAACCGTGATACCGTCGATATGGAGCAGTTTAATCTCCTGAAATGGTAA
- a CDS encoding NADH-quinone oxidoreductase subunit J: MNLAEGVQVVTFGILAVMMIGAALGVVLSSSIVYSAFLLGGVFISMAGMYLLLNGDFVAAAQVLIYVGAVNVLILFAIMLVNKRQDFTPFPSAGVRKILTAIVAVGLFALLSTMVLATPWAYSTTPVAGESSIVLIGEHFFTDFLLPFELASVLLLMAMVGAIILARREYLPEVTPSDLPQTVLTLPERPRELVGAGSETNE; this comes from the coding sequence GTGAATCTAGCGGAAGGAGTACAGGTTGTTACCTTTGGCATATTGGCAGTAATGATGATTGGAGCCGCCCTTGGTGTGGTGTTATCATCCAGCATTGTCTATTCTGCCTTTCTGTTGGGGGGCGTGTTCATCAGCATGGCAGGAATGTACCTGTTGTTAAATGGTGATTTTGTTGCTGCTGCCCAAGTGCTGATTTATGTTGGGGCGGTTAACGTCCTGATTTTGTTCGCCATTATGTTGGTGAACAAGCGGCAGGATTTTACTCCCTTTCCCAGTGCGGGAGTGCGGAAAATTTTGACAGCGATCGTAGCTGTAGGATTGTTCGCGCTGTTAAGTACGATGGTGTTGGCTACTCCTTGGGCTTACTCAACTACGCCTGTGGCGGGAGAAAGTTCTATCGTATTAATCGGTGAGCATTTCTTCACTGACTTTTTATTACCTTTTGAACTGGCTTCTGTATTGTTATTGATGGCGATGGTAGGAGCAATTATTTTGGCACGTCGTGAGTATCTGCCAGAAGTTACCCCCTCAGACTTGCCACAAACTGTGTTGACCTTACCAGAACGCCCCAGAGAACTGGTAGGTGCTGGTAGCGAAACCAACGAGTAA
- the ndhI gene encoding NAD(P)H-quinone oxidoreductase subunit I: MLKFLKQVGDYAKEAVQAGRYIGQGLSVTFDHMRRRPVTVQYPYEKLIPGERFRGRIHYEFDKCIACEVCVRVCPINLPVVDWEFDKATKKKKLKHYSIDFGVCIFCGNCVEYCPTNCLSMTEEYELAAYDRHELNYDSVALGRMPYKVTNDPMVTPLRELVYLPKGILEPHGLPADAPRAGARPEDLVEQAEK; this comes from the coding sequence ATGCTCAAGTTCCTCAAACAAGTTGGTGATTACGCCAAAGAAGCAGTACAAGCAGGACGTTATATTGGTCAGGGGCTATCTGTCACCTTCGACCATATGCGTCGCCGTCCTGTCACCGTGCAGTACCCATACGAGAAACTGATTCCTGGTGAACGGTTTCGCGGTCGGATTCACTATGAATTTGATAAGTGTATCGCCTGTGAAGTTTGTGTCCGAGTTTGTCCGATTAACTTACCTGTAGTTGATTGGGAATTCGACAAAGCCACCAAAAAGAAAAAGCTCAAACACTACAGTATAGATTTCGGGGTTTGTATTTTCTGCGGTAACTGTGTGGAATACTGCCCAACTAACTGTCTATCCATGACGGAAGAGTACGAGCTAGCCGCTTACGATCGCCATGAACTCAACTATGATAGTGTGGCACTAGGACGTATGCCTTACAAAGTCACAAATGACCCAATGGTGACTCCACTACGCGAACTGGTTTACCTACCGAAAGGCATTCTCGAACCCCACGGACTACCCGCCGATGCACCTCGTGCTGGGGCGCGTCCAGAAGACTTAGTAGAACAAGCAGAAAAGTAA
- the nuoH gene encoding NADH-quinone oxidoreductase subunit NuoH, whose translation MNSGIDLQGTFIKSLMDLGLPQGAAKAIWMPLPMILMLIGATVGVLVCVWLERKISAAVQQRIGPEYIGPLGLLAPVADGLKLVFKEDIVPAQADPWLFTLGPILVVLPVFLSYLIVPFGQNILITNVGTGIFLWIALSSIQPIGLLMAGYSSNNKYSLLGGLRAAAQSISYEIPLALSVLAIAMMSNSLSTVDIVNQQSGYGILGWNIWRQPLGFLIFWIAALAECERLPFDLPEAEEELVAGYQTEYSGMKFALFYLSSYVNLVLSALLVAVLYLGGWDFPIPINIIAGWLGVSELNPVLQVVNAALGITMTLLKAYFLVFIAILLRWTVPRVRIDQLLDLGWKFLLPIGLVNLLLTAALKLAFPVAFGG comes from the coding sequence ATGAATTCAGGAATTGACCTCCAAGGAACTTTTATTAAATCCTTGATGGATTTAGGACTCCCACAGGGGGCAGCTAAAGCAATTTGGATGCCTCTACCGATGATCCTGATGCTGATTGGGGCAACGGTGGGTGTACTTGTTTGTGTTTGGCTAGAACGGAAGATTTCGGCAGCCGTACAACAGCGAATTGGCCCTGAATATATTGGGCCGTTGGGGTTACTGGCTCCCGTGGCAGATGGTCTGAAGCTGGTATTCAAAGAAGATATTGTACCGGCACAAGCTGACCCTTGGTTATTTACCCTAGGGCCTATCCTGGTGGTTCTGCCAGTGTTTCTGTCTTACTTAATTGTGCCTTTTGGACAGAATATCCTCATTACCAACGTGGGAACTGGGATATTCTTGTGGATTGCTTTATCTAGCATTCAGCCTATTGGCTTATTGATGGCTGGCTACTCCTCTAATAACAAATACTCTTTGTTAGGGGGGTTGCGGGCAGCAGCGCAATCAATTAGTTATGAAATCCCCTTGGCTTTGAGTGTGTTAGCGATCGCTATGATGTCTAACAGCCTCAGCACCGTGGATATTGTCAATCAGCAATCCGGCTACGGTATCCTCGGCTGGAATATTTGGCGACAACCCCTTGGTTTTCTGATCTTTTGGATTGCCGCTTTGGCTGAATGCGAACGCTTGCCCTTTGACTTACCGGAAGCGGAAGAAGAATTGGTTGCAGGCTACCAAACTGAATACTCAGGGATGAAATTCGCCCTATTTTATCTCAGTTCCTACGTGAACTTAGTGCTTTCTGCTCTGTTGGTAGCAGTTTTGTACTTAGGCGGTTGGGATTTCCCCATTCCCATCAACATCATAGCTGGTTGGTTGGGAGTGAGTGAACTAAATCCCGTACTCCAGGTAGTTAATGCCGCTTTGGGTATCACCATGACCTTACTCAAAGCTTACTTTCTCGTGTTTATTGCTATCCTGTTGCGCTGGACAGTACCACGGGTACGGATTGACCAATTGTTAGATTTAGGATGGAAGTTTTTGTTACCCATTGGGTTAGTGAATCTTCTATTAACCGCAGCCCTAAAACTCGCCTTTCCCGTCGCCTTTGGTGGTTAG
- a CDS encoding citrate synthase: MMVCEYKPGLEGIPAAQSSISYVDGQKGILEYRGIRIEELAAKSTFLETAYLLIWGELPSKQELQAFEEEVRLHRRIKYRIRDMMKCFPESGHPMDALQASAAALGLFYSLRDLHNPAYIRDSVVRLIATIPTMVAAFQLMRKGNDPVKPRDDLDYSANFLYMLNEKEPDELAAKIFDVCLILHVEHTMNASTFSARVTASTLTDPYAVVASAVGTLGGPLHGGANEEVIQMLEEIGSVENVRPYVEDRLQRKEKLMGFGHRVYKVKDPRAIILQDLAEQLFAKFGADKYYDIAQEMERVVEEKLGHKGIYPNVDFYSGLVYRKMGIPTDLFTPIFAIARVAGWLAHWKEQLAENRIFRPTQVYNGHHAVPYTPLDQR, translated from the coding sequence ATGATGGTGTGCGAATACAAGCCTGGTTTAGAAGGCATTCCCGCCGCCCAATCGAGTATCAGTTATGTAGATGGGCAGAAGGGAATACTAGAGTATCGTGGCATTCGGATTGAGGAATTAGCCGCAAAAAGTACGTTTTTGGAAACTGCTTATCTCCTCATCTGGGGTGAATTGCCAAGTAAACAAGAACTGCAAGCATTTGAGGAAGAAGTTCGCCTCCATAGGCGGATTAAGTACCGGATTCGGGACATGATGAAATGTTTCCCGGAAAGCGGTCATCCAATGGATGCGCTACAAGCCTCTGCTGCTGCTTTAGGGTTGTTCTACTCCCTACGGGATTTACATAATCCGGCTTATATTCGGGACTCTGTGGTGCGTTTGATAGCCACGATTCCGACTATGGTAGCGGCATTCCAGTTGATGCGGAAAGGTAACGACCCCGTAAAGCCCCGCGATGACTTAGATTATTCCGCCAATTTCCTCTATATGCTCAACGAGAAAGAACCGGATGAGTTGGCGGCTAAAATCTTTGATGTCTGCTTGATTCTCCATGTCGAACATACAATGAATGCTTCCACCTTCAGTGCCAGGGTGACAGCTTCTACCTTAACTGACCCCTATGCCGTGGTGGCTAGTGCTGTGGGAACCTTGGGCGGCCCGCTTCACGGTGGAGCCAACGAAGAAGTGATTCAGATGTTGGAAGAAATCGGCTCGGTGGAAAATGTTCGTCCTTATGTTGAAGATAGGCTGCAACGTAAGGAAAAGCTGATGGGCTTTGGTCATCGCGTCTACAAAGTCAAAGACCCAAGAGCGATAATTCTGCAAGACTTAGCAGAACAATTATTTGCTAAGTTTGGCGCAGACAAATATTACGACATTGCCCAAGAAATGGAACGGGTAGTGGAAGAGAAACTGGGCCACAAAGGGATTTATCCTAATGTTGACTTTTACTCTGGTTTGGTGTATAGGAAAATGGGAATTCCCACAGACTTATTTACACCAATATTTGCGATCGCTCGTGTGGCCGGTTGGCTAGCTCACTGGAAAGAACAGCTAGCAGAAAACCGGATTTTCCGTCCTACCCAGGTTTATAACGGTCATCACGCAGTGCCTTACACACCCCTCGACCAACGTTAA
- the sixA gene encoding phosphohistidine phosphatase SixA, producing MELYLIRHGIAQEQQAGIKDEERELTKEGREKTEKVAQRLKKLGLQFDLIVTSPLIRARQTAEILLTAKLSSHLEESNHLAPNGHISSWLDYWLKPKNLPQNNQLALVGHEPCLSNWAEILLWGEARGGLVLKKAGMIGVKLPEIDSPVGRSQMFWLTPPRYLL from the coding sequence GTGGAACTATATTTAATTCGACATGGCATAGCTCAAGAACAACAAGCCGGCATCAAAGACGAGGAACGGGAACTAACTAAAGAAGGTAGAGAAAAAACCGAGAAAGTGGCCCAGCGTTTAAAAAAACTGGGTTTGCAGTTTGATTTGATTGTCACCAGTCCCCTAATCCGCGCCCGCCAAACAGCAGAAATTCTGCTGACAGCTAAACTCAGTTCACATTTAGAAGAATCTAACCATTTAGCTCCCAATGGTCATATTTCCAGTTGGCTAGATTATTGGTTAAAGCCCAAAAACTTACCGCAAAACAACCAACTGGCCCTTGTCGGACATGAGCCTTGTTTAAGTAATTGGGCAGAAATTCTTCTCTGGGGAGAAGCCAGAGGCGGTTTAGTCCTCAAAAAAGCAGGTATGATCGGAGTAAAACTGCCAGAAATAGATTCACCTGTGGGCCGTAGTCAGATGTTTTGGTTGACACCTCCCCGGTACCTGCTATAA
- a CDS encoding Holliday junction DNA helicase — MTNNTKSLYDEKVKSLADKYVSEGFQVLIEPTMDQLPFDLGNYQPDIIATKDNAGLVIEVKTNLSRISVESLKALAEKVSKHPGWRFLLVTLEDTETKSLPGASEQLPSWQELIDRFDQAHRLIENHEIEPAFLFLWSIFEGALRRRAVDASIPVEHFPVRGLLKQMYSLGELSISQFDMVQACFEVRNRLVHGYMEKLNLQVVHNFDNLVRELLAEWKTESEKN; from the coding sequence ATGACTAACAATACTAAATCTTTATATGATGAAAAGGTCAAATCTCTAGCAGATAAGTATGTTAGCGAAGGGTTCCAGGTTTTAATTGAACCTACAATGGATCAGTTGCCCTTTGATTTGGGTAATTACCAACCAGATATTATTGCTACTAAAGATAACGCAGGTTTAGTCATTGAGGTCAAAACCAACCTCAGCCGAATTTCTGTGGAAAGTTTAAAAGCCTTAGCAGAGAAAGTTAGTAAACATCCAGGCTGGCGGTTTTTATTAGTAACTCTTGAAGACACAGAAACCAAATCATTACCTGGAGCATCGGAACAACTTCCTTCATGGCAAGAACTGATTGACCGCTTTGACCAAGCTCATAGGTTGATTGAAAATCATGAAATTGAGCCAGCATTTCTTTTTTTGTGGAGTATTTTTGAGGGTGCTTTAAGAAGGCGAGCAGTTGATGCCTCAATTCCTGTTGAACATTTTCCAGTCAGAGGTTTACTGAAGCAAATGTATTCTTTAGGAGAGTTATCAATTTCTCAATTTGATATGGTTCAGGCTTGTTTTGAAGTTCGGAATCGTCTTGTTCACGGATATATGGAAAAATTAAATTTACAAGTCGTGCATAATTTTGATAACTTGGTTCGTGAATTATTGGCAGAGTGGAAAACTGAAAGTGAGAAAAACTAA
- a CDS encoding RusA family crossover junction endodeoxyribonuclease, whose product MPIIHLPFEFLIPRRPVSLQAKPKKLQQWKNFVRSEAQKIWTGGSPIQDANLQLTLVYLCDDYPPDIDNIIKPIQDALVGLVFEDDNLVSDVDSHRRFLSDPIDFINLPYLLQYGVLIGQECVYVKVSKSQPLEKYL is encoded by the coding sequence ATGCCAATAATACATTTACCTTTTGAATTTCTCATTCCTAGACGACCTGTTTCGTTACAAGCAAAGCCAAAAAAACTTCAGCAATGGAAGAATTTCGTGCGTTCTGAAGCTCAAAAGATTTGGACAGGTGGCAGTCCCATTCAAGACGCTAATCTACAGCTAACTCTAGTTTATCTTTGTGATGATTATCCACCTGACATCGATAATATTATCAAGCCGATTCAGGATGCGCTTGTAGGCTTAGTTTTTGAAGATGATAACTTAGTGTCAGATGTCGATAGCCATCGTCGGTTTTTGTCTGATCCCATTGACTTTATCAATCTACCTTACTTACTACAGTACGGTGTCCTCATTGGTCAAGAGTGTGTATATGTAAAAGTGAGTAAATCTCAACCATTGGAAAAATACTTATGA
- a CDS encoding DHH family phosphoesterase: protein MQLNSPFIKHSDNFSVTTEPSPEEPEIDKDTEVSLTRSTLPTSTGESVGIYVGQRSNSLAFQKSEELQKTLLSHRHERQLIILQDFPDPDALSCAWTYQLIAQQYDIKCEIIYAGTLSHQENIALVKLTGLPAQRWTPQTLKGKDLSGYQGLVLIDNQGTTSQLLTSLQQAGIPLVAVIDHHSLQAELKSEFVDVRPYVRATATIFTQYLQCGLLGLDSSISQHVKCATALMHGLRSDTNRLMQAQEEDFMAAAYLSRFYDAQLLNAILQANRSKRVMDVIERSLKNRIVQNNFSIAGVGYLRYDDRDAIPQAADFLVTEENVHTAVVYGIVHDEDDELEVVIGSLRTTKLTLDPDEFIKEAFGQDSTGRFFGGGRTGAGGFEIPMGFLSGGNENSAYARMKWEVFDAQIKQKLLKLVNPKDNPIQSE, encoded by the coding sequence ATGCAATTGAATTCTCCCTTTATTAAGCATTCTGATAATTTTTCAGTAACTACGGAACCAAGTCCGGAGGAACCAGAAATAGACAAAGATACAGAAGTGTCACTGACTAGATCCACGTTACCAACATCGACAGGCGAAAGTGTAGGCATTTATGTAGGGCAACGTAGCAATTCCCTAGCATTTCAAAAGTCAGAAGAGTTGCAAAAGACACTACTCTCACACCGTCATGAACGTCAGTTGATCATTTTGCAAGACTTTCCTGATCCTGATGCCCTTTCTTGTGCTTGGACTTACCAACTAATTGCCCAGCAATACGATATCAAGTGTGAAATTATTTATGCTGGGACGTTAAGTCATCAAGAAAATATTGCTCTAGTGAAGCTAACAGGCTTACCTGCCCAACGCTGGACACCGCAAACGCTGAAAGGGAAAGACTTATCAGGCTACCAAGGTTTGGTTTTAATTGATAACCAAGGTACAACCAGTCAGCTATTAACATCTTTACAACAAGCAGGCATACCACTGGTAGCAGTAATTGATCACCACAGCCTACAGGCTGAGTTGAAATCAGAGTTTGTAGATGTTCGTCCTTATGTGCGAGCTACAGCCACAATTTTTACTCAATATCTTCAATGTGGCTTACTAGGCTTAGATAGTAGCATTAGCCAGCACGTTAAATGTGCCACTGCCTTAATGCACGGCTTGCGTTCCGATACCAATCGCTTAATGCAAGCCCAAGAAGAAGATTTTATGGCAGCAGCATATCTGAGTCGGTTTTATGATGCTCAACTGCTAAATGCGATTCTGCAAGCCAACCGTTCTAAACGGGTGATGGATGTCATCGAGCGATCGCTCAAAAACCGGATTGTACAGAATAACTTTTCCATTGCTGGTGTAGGATATTTACGTTACGACGACCGCGATGCCATCCCCCAAGCAGCAGATTTTTTAGTTACTGAAGAAAACGTCCATACTGCTGTAGTTTATGGGATTGTTCACGATGAAGATGACGAACTAGAAGTAGTCATTGGTTCCCTGAGAACTACCAAACTCACCCTAGATCCTGATGAATTCATCAAAGAAGCCTTTGGACAAGATAGTACCGGGCGGTTTTTTGGCGGTGGTAGGACAGGCGCTGGCGGCTTTGAAATTCCTATGGGATTCTTATCTGGAGGCAATGAAAATTCTGCCTATGCCAGAATGAAATGGGAAGTATTTGACGCGCAAATTAAGCAGAAGTTACTGAAATTAGTGAATCCTAAAGATAACCCAATTCAGTCTGAGTAG
- a CDS encoding HNH endonuclease: protein MGKVLVLNASYEPLNITSWRRAAVLLIKGKAERVEHNGRFLYADFPLPTVIRLRHYVRVPYKEIPLTRRNILHRDGHTCQYCGYTGDELTLDHVIPRSRGGGDTWENIVTACVRCNVKKGSRTPHEAHMLLRHPPRQPYSSLYFEVSKHLKSGLHQEWQKYVIGL from the coding sequence ATGGGGAAGGTTTTAGTCCTAAACGCCTCTTACGAACCGCTCAATATCACGAGCTGGCGTCGCGCTGCGGTTCTGTTAATTAAAGGCAAGGCAGAACGTGTTGAACATAACGGTAGATTTCTCTATGCGGATTTCCCGTTACCAACCGTAATTCGGTTGCGTCATTATGTCCGCGTTCCTTATAAAGAAATTCCTTTGACTCGCCGCAACATCTTGCACCGCGACGGGCATACTTGTCAATACTGCGGCTACACAGGAGATGAGTTGACACTAGACCATGTGATTCCGCGATCGCGTGGCGGAGGGGACACCTGGGAAAACATTGTGACGGCTTGTGTCCGTTGCAATGTCAAAAAAGGTAGTCGCACTCCTCACGAAGCGCATATGTTGCTGCGTCATCCTCCTAGACAACCCTACAGCAGCCTCTATTTTGAGGTCAGCAAGCATCTTAAAAGCGGACTGCATCAAGAATGGCAAAAATATGTAATAGGACTTTGA
- the alr gene encoding alanine racemase yields MLSREQASGIAANQQCDTYAWFSQRAWVEIDLEALSYNIQQIKQFLSPHTQLMAVVKADAYGHGAVTVAQMALQAGASWLGVATVPEGIQLREGGIKAPILILGATHTAEQIHAIAHWHLQPTIGSPKQALIFSNTLETIQYGSPIPVHIKLDTGMSRLGTNWQQAGEFVQLVERLPHLDIASVYSHLATADSPDPAIMEEQQRRFEAAIAQIKTLGIKIPRLHLANSAATLANPGLHYDMVRVGLAVYGLYPAPHLQPTIKLQPVLQLNARVTHVKTIAAGTGVSYGHQFIAPREMRLAVVGIGYADGVPRNLSNKMQVLIRGQRIPQIGAITMDQLMVDVSAVPDVQEGEIVTLLGQQGKERILADDWAAELNTISWEILCGFKHRLPRVAVM; encoded by the coding sequence ATGTTAAGTCGCGAGCAAGCTTCAGGCATTGCTGCTAATCAACAGTGCGACACCTATGCTTGGTTTTCACAACGTGCTTGGGTAGAAATTGACCTAGAGGCATTGTCTTATAATATACAACAAATTAAGCAATTTTTATCCCCACACACCCAGTTAATGGCAGTGGTGAAGGCGGATGCTTATGGTCACGGTGCTGTCACCGTTGCCCAAATGGCATTGCAAGCTGGAGCGAGTTGGTTAGGAGTGGCCACCGTTCCAGAAGGAATTCAATTGCGGGAAGGGGGGATTAAAGCCCCAATTCTGATTTTAGGGGCAACCCATACGGCAGAACAAATTCACGCGATCGCTCACTGGCACCTCCAACCCACCATCGGCAGTCCCAAACAAGCTTTAATTTTTTCCAACACCCTAGAAACTATTCAGTATGGTTCACCCATACCTGTACACATCAAGCTAGATACAGGGATGTCACGGTTGGGGACAAATTGGCAACAAGCAGGGGAGTTTGTCCAGTTAGTAGAGCGTTTACCCCATCTTGATATTGCCAGTGTTTACTCCCACCTGGCCACTGCTGATAGTCCTGATCCAGCTATCATGGAAGAACAGCAAAGAAGATTTGAGGCAGCGATCGCGCAAATTAAAACCTTGGGTATCAAAATCCCCAGATTGCACCTAGCTAATTCCGCCGCCACCCTTGCCAACCCCGGATTACACTACGATATGGTGCGCGTTGGTTTAGCTGTGTATGGACTCTACCCAGCACCACATTTACAACCAACAATCAAACTTCAGCCTGTTCTCCAACTCAACGCACGAGTCACCCACGTCAAAACCATCGCTGCGGGTACAGGTGTTAGTTACGGACATCAATTTATTGCTCCCCGTGAAATGCGCCTTGCTGTTGTCGGGATTGGTTATGCTGACGGCGTACCCCGTAATCTATCTAACAAAATGCAGGTATTAATTCGGGGTCAGCGTATACCACAAATTGGTGCAATCACAATGGATCAGTTGATGGTAGATGTAAGTGCTGTACCTGATGTGCAGGAAGGAGAAATTGTCACTTTATTGGGACAACAAGGCAAAGAGCGCATCCTTGCCGATGATTGGGCAGCAGAATTAAACACGATTTCTTGGGAAATTCTGTGTGGCTTTAAGCATCGCCTGCCTCGTGTAGCAGTCATGTAG